One region of Streptomyces davaonensis JCM 4913 genomic DNA includes:
- a CDS encoding Scr1 family TA system antitoxin-like transcriptional regulator, with protein MTASRTARLPGAVAEVLRREPAPSARMILGEGALRRPVPDAKVWADQLAHLLEASERGATDCVEVADRILTSPTTMTTPEDAYYPAAALAAKAARW; from the coding sequence ATGACTGCGTCTAGAACGGCTCGGCTGCCAGGAGCAGTCGCGGAGGTGCTGCGCCGCGAACCGGCGCCGAGTGCTCGCATGATCCTGGGCGAAGGGGCGCTGCGGAGGCCGGTCCCGGACGCGAAGGTGTGGGCCGACCAGTTGGCCCATCTGTTGGAGGCGTCGGAACGGGGAGCGACCGACTGCGTCGAGGTCGCCGACCGGATCCTGACGTCTCCGACCACGATGACCACCCCTGAGGACGCCTACTACCCCGCAGCGGCGCTCGCGGCGAAGGCCGCGCGCTGGTAG
- a CDS encoding S1C family serine protease — MDMTESFRRDGEYEQYENTYVNPEWPPPPAHQPAAAPAPVSEAPRKKRNRGPVALLAAVALVAAAVGGGTAYAVQELTGSDTVAASTTTSVLPTSKKGDIAAIAETVSPSIVEISATSNSGESTGSGVIITGDGEIITNNHVISGASSIKVTTSDGKEYTAQVVGTDSSKDLALIKLEDASGLTAANLGDSDNVQVGDTVVAIGSPEGLTGTVTSGIVSALDRDVTVSTGEGQQQQQQGGGGWPFEFGGQEFNGDTGSSTTTYKAIQTDASLNPGNSGGALIDMNGNIIGINSAMYSSASSSSDAGSVGLGFAIPVNTVKSDLAKLRAGEQS, encoded by the coding sequence ATGGACATGACCGAGAGCTTCCGCCGTGACGGCGAGTACGAGCAGTACGAGAACACGTACGTGAACCCGGAGTGGCCGCCTCCGCCGGCCCACCAGCCCGCTGCCGCTCCCGCTCCTGTCTCCGAAGCTCCGCGCAAGAAGCGGAACCGGGGCCCCGTCGCCCTGCTGGCCGCCGTCGCGCTCGTCGCCGCGGCCGTGGGCGGCGGTACCGCCTACGCCGTACAGGAGCTGACCGGCAGCGACACCGTCGCCGCGAGCACCACCACCAGCGTGCTGCCCACCAGCAAGAAGGGCGACATCGCGGCCATCGCCGAGACGGTCAGCCCGAGCATCGTGGAGATCAGCGCCACCTCGAACTCCGGTGAGTCCACCGGCTCCGGCGTGATCATCACCGGTGACGGCGAGATCATCACCAACAACCACGTCATCTCCGGCGCCTCCTCGATCAAGGTGACGACCAGCGACGGCAAGGAGTACACCGCCCAGGTCGTCGGCACCGACAGCAGCAAGGACCTCGCGCTGATCAAGCTGGAGGACGCCTCCGGCCTGACCGCGGCGAACCTCGGCGACTCCGACAACGTGCAGGTCGGCGACACCGTCGTGGCGATCGGTTCGCCCGAGGGCCTGACCGGCACCGTGACCAGCGGCATCGTCTCGGCGCTCGACCGCGATGTCACCGTCTCCACCGGCGAGGGCCAGCAGCAGCAACAGCAGGGCGGCGGCGGGTGGCCGTTCGAGTTCGGCGGCCAGGAGTTCAACGGCGACACCGGCTCGTCCACGACGACGTACAAGGCGATCCAGACGGACGCGTCCCTGAACCCGGGCAACTCCGGCGGCGCGCTGATCGACATGAACGGCAACATCATCGGCATCAACTCCGCGATGTACTCGTCGGCTTCGTCCTCCTCCGACGCGGGCAGCGTCGGCCTCGGGTTCGCCATCCCGGTCAACACCGTCAAGTCCGACCTCGCGAAGCTGCGGGCGGGCGAGCAGAGCTGA
- a CDS encoding DUF6247 family protein: protein MAAHAADPDPVVPPMPERTPKALREAIAEHAPKLLPDFDAHWKRAIADTYDLGPVPAFMAFWWGEYALARDPELDAHVRDLEHRAAYECTDSAEAKALLEEAAKIHHRVSALEPGE, encoded by the coding sequence ATGGCTGCCCACGCTGCGGATCCCGACCCCGTCGTCCCTCCCATGCCCGAGCGGACCCCGAAGGCGCTGCGTGAGGCCATTGCCGAGCATGCGCCCAAGCTCCTTCCCGACTTCGACGCGCACTGGAAGCGAGCGATTGCCGACACCTATGACCTCGGGCCGGTGCCTGCGTTCATGGCCTTCTGGTGGGGTGAGTATGCCCTCGCCCGCGACCCCGAGCTGGATGCGCACGTTCGCGATCTTGAACACCGGGCCGCGTACGAGTGCACTGACAGTGCCGAGGCCAAAGCCCTTCTCGAAGAGGCGGCGAAGATTCATCACAGGGTGAGTGCGCTGGAGCCCGGCGAGTGA
- a CDS encoding putative leader peptide: MKRQADLTKRRAVDLCRVAAMLCRTF; the protein is encoded by the coding sequence ATGAAGCGACAGGCGGATCTCACGAAGCGGCGGGCAGTAGACCTGTGCCGCGTCGCCGCCATGCTCTGTCGCACCTTCTGA
- a CDS encoding response regulator transcription factor: MSSLLLLTNALQPSTEVLPALGLLLHNVRVAPAEGPALVDTPGADVILIDGRRDLPQVRSLCQLLRSTGPGCPLILVVTEGGLAAVTADWGIDDVLLDTAGPAEVEARLRLAMGRQQIVNDDSPMEIRNGDLSVDEATYSAKLKGRVLDLTFKEFELLKYLAQHPGRVFTRAQLLQEVWGYDYFGGTRTVDVHVRRLRAKLGPEHESLIGTVRNVGYRFVTPEKGDRAAEEARAAADRQKAADTDETAVLDGVEVSADA, translated from the coding sequence ATGAGTTCTCTGCTGCTCCTGACCAATGCCCTTCAGCCGTCGACGGAGGTGCTCCCGGCCCTCGGCCTGCTTCTGCACAATGTGCGCGTGGCCCCCGCCGAAGGCCCGGCCCTCGTCGACACCCCGGGCGCCGACGTCATCCTGATCGACGGCCGCCGTGACCTCCCCCAGGTGCGCAGCCTGTGCCAGCTGCTGCGCTCCACCGGACCCGGCTGTCCACTGATCCTGGTCGTCACCGAGGGCGGTCTCGCCGCCGTCACCGCCGACTGGGGCATCGACGACGTACTGCTCGACACCGCCGGTCCCGCCGAGGTCGAGGCGCGACTGCGGCTGGCCATGGGCAGGCAGCAGATCGTCAACGACGACTCCCCGATGGAGATCCGCAACGGCGACCTCTCCGTCGACGAGGCCACCTACAGCGCCAAGCTCAAGGGCCGGGTCCTCGACCTCACCTTCAAGGAGTTCGAGCTCCTCAAATACCTCGCCCAGCACCCGGGCCGCGTCTTCACCCGCGCCCAGCTGCTCCAGGAGGTCTGGGGCTACGACTACTTCGGCGGCACCCGGACGGTCGACGTCCACGTACGGCGGCTGCGCGCCAAGCTCGGCCCCGAGCACGAGTCGCTGATCGGCACCGTCCGGAACGTGGGTTATCGATTCGTTACGCCCGAGAAGGGCGACCGCGCGGCCGAGGAGGCGCGGGCCGCCGCGGACCGGCAAAAGGCGGCGGATACGGACGAGACGGCGGTCCTGGACGGCGTCGAGGTCAGCGCGGATGCCTGA
- a CDS encoding SMI1/KNR4 family protein yields the protein MNLDHADPAELAALRAAFDVDDGGESALGWEAVRAFEAAHGIVLPEPYRTFVAEITDGSYSGPPEYGLLSVAELPSDWDGDVEERVLNEPFPLTAAWLWEEDPDAAADAAVDDRLEQVYNHGSIVLGTDGCAMYWHLVVTGPHRGHVWLISDVGAAPFGQRFGYTTAEPGFAGWVRHWAANKPWHDAA from the coding sequence ATGAACCTCGATCACGCTGACCCTGCTGAACTGGCCGCGCTTCGTGCCGCGTTCGATGTCGATGACGGGGGCGAGTCGGCTCTCGGCTGGGAGGCGGTGCGTGCTTTTGAGGCGGCGCACGGGATCGTTCTGCCCGAGCCGTACCGGACCTTCGTCGCCGAGATAACGGACGGTTCCTACTCCGGGCCGCCCGAGTACGGACTGCTGTCCGTGGCGGAGCTGCCCAGCGACTGGGACGGTGACGTCGAGGAACGCGTCCTCAACGAACCGTTCCCGCTCACCGCGGCATGGCTGTGGGAGGAGGATCCGGATGCGGCCGCAGATGCCGCTGTCGACGACCGGCTTGAGCAGGTCTACAACCATGGGTCGATCGTGCTCGGTACCGACGGGTGCGCGATGTACTGGCACCTCGTCGTCACCGGGCCTCATCGCGGGCACGTCTGGCTGATCAGCGACGTCGGTGCCGCCCCCTTCGGTCAGCGGTTCGGGTACACCACCGCCGAGCCCGGCTTCGCGGGCTGGGTTCGGCACTGGGCGGCGAACAAGCCCTGGCATGACGCGGCGTGA
- a CDS encoding LmeA family phospholipid-binding protein has translation MRALRISLIVVVILGGLFVLADRLAVGFAEDEAAEKLRTTENLAATPDVSIKGFPFLTQMAAGELDDVEVGIEDYEASTGTGSETILIDGLTANMKGVQFSGDYSSATAASATGTATITYAELLKATKSQPTEVVPGVEANVVGLSDGGNGKIKVAVRVQGKAAGVLPIDRTLSVLSTVTVENNKVRVHADALPSIKGLSLAEDRVRRITDFQQAIDQLPGGIQLDKVEAAKDGVEISVKGSNVQLAG, from the coding sequence ATGCGCGCACTGCGGATATCGCTGATCGTCGTCGTCATCCTCGGCGGGCTGTTCGTGCTCGCCGACCGCCTGGCCGTCGGTTTCGCCGAGGACGAGGCCGCGGAGAAGCTGAGGACCACGGAGAACCTCGCCGCCACCCCGGACGTGTCGATCAAGGGGTTCCCTTTCCTGACCCAGATGGCCGCCGGTGAGCTGGACGACGTCGAGGTCGGGATAGAGGACTACGAGGCCAGCACGGGCACCGGCAGCGAGACCATCCTCATCGACGGGCTGACGGCCAACATGAAGGGCGTCCAGTTCTCCGGCGACTACAGCTCCGCCACCGCGGCCAGCGCCACCGGCACCGCGACCATCACCTACGCCGAGCTGCTCAAGGCCACCAAGTCGCAGCCCACCGAGGTCGTCCCGGGCGTGGAGGCCAACGTCGTCGGCCTCTCCGACGGCGGCAACGGCAAGATCAAGGTCGCTGTGCGCGTCCAGGGGAAGGCCGCCGGTGTCCTCCCCATCGACCGCACGCTGTCGGTGCTCAGCACGGTGACCGTCGAGAACAACAAGGTGCGGGTCCACGCCGACGCCCTGCCCTCGATCAAGGGCCTGTCGCTCGCCGAGGACCGCGTACGCCGGATCACCGACTTCCAGCAGGCCATCGACCAGCTCCCCGGCGGCATCCAGCTGGACAAGGTCGAGGCGGCGAAGGACGGCGTGGAGATCAGCGTGAAGGGTTCGAACGTCCAGCTCGCGGGGTAA
- a CDS encoding MoaD/ThiS family protein, whose translation MAKVTVRYWAGAKAAAGIGEESYDAATLADVLAAVRERHPGELTRVLLRCSFLIDGDPVGTRGHETVRLADGGTVEVLPPFAGG comes from the coding sequence ATGGCAAAGGTCACGGTGCGCTACTGGGCCGGCGCGAAGGCCGCGGCCGGGATCGGCGAGGAGTCGTACGACGCGGCCACGCTCGCCGACGTGCTCGCCGCGGTGCGCGAGCGACACCCCGGGGAACTGACGCGCGTCCTGCTGCGCTGCTCCTTCCTCATCGACGGTGACCCCGTGGGCACCCGCGGGCATGAGACGGTACGGCTGGCCGACGGCGGCACGGTCGAGGTGCTCCCGCCGTTCGCAGGAGGATGA
- a CDS encoding HAMP domain-containing sensor histidine kinase produces MSKLFRRFRALPIRSRLALLVAAAVAFAVAAVSVTCWFIVQGKLYEQVDEDLTKASMRMPGQLQNALDNCTETPYGNSIFRNYSQVVQENGTICLLDGSVETVKVTDSDKEKIEGADTDRIYFRNGTTGDGTDVRVLTRPLGATATRTGEAGPKVGLVVAAPLKSTQDTLNDLALILLLVSGVGVIGAGAAGLAVARAGLRPVDKLTEAVEHVARTEDLSVRIPVEEDAEDEVARLSRSFNSMTSSLASSRELQQQLIADAGHELRTPLTSLRTNIELLTRSEETGRPLPEADRKALLASVKAQMTELAALIGDLQELSRSEGQRGERVQVVSLEETVEAALRRARLRGRELTITADLQPWYVRAEPTALERAVVNILDNAVKFSPEGGTIEVALADGVLTVRDHGPGIPTEELPHVFDRFWRSPSARALPGSGLGLSIVARTVQQAGGAVSLAPAEGGGTVATVRLPGAPTPPPEVP; encoded by the coding sequence GTGAGCAAGCTGTTCCGCCGGTTCCGCGCGCTGCCGATCCGGTCGCGGCTGGCGTTGCTGGTGGCGGCGGCGGTGGCGTTCGCGGTGGCGGCGGTTTCGGTGACTTGTTGGTTCATTGTGCAGGGGAAGCTGTATGAGCAGGTCGACGAGGACCTCACGAAGGCATCGATGCGGATGCCCGGGCAGCTTCAGAACGCCCTCGACAACTGCACCGAGACTCCGTACGGCAACAGCATCTTCCGGAACTACTCCCAGGTGGTCCAGGAGAACGGCACCATCTGCCTCCTCGACGGCTCGGTGGAGACGGTGAAGGTCACGGACTCCGACAAGGAAAAGATCGAGGGCGCGGACACCGACAGGATCTACTTCCGCAACGGCACCACCGGGGACGGCACCGACGTACGCGTGCTGACCCGGCCGCTCGGCGCCACAGCCACCAGGACCGGTGAAGCCGGACCGAAGGTCGGACTCGTCGTCGCCGCACCCCTGAAGAGCACCCAGGACACCCTCAACGACCTTGCCCTCATCCTCCTCCTCGTCTCCGGCGTAGGAGTGATCGGCGCCGGAGCTGCCGGCCTCGCAGTCGCCCGCGCCGGCCTGCGCCCCGTCGACAAGCTCACCGAAGCCGTGGAACACGTGGCGCGCACCGAGGACTTGAGCGTCCGTATCCCCGTGGAGGAGGACGCCGAGGACGAAGTCGCCCGCCTCTCCCGCTCCTTCAACTCGATGACGTCGTCCCTGGCCAGCTCCCGCGAACTCCAGCAACAGCTCATCGCGGACGCCGGCCACGAGCTCCGCACCCCCCTCACCTCCCTCCGCACCAACATCGAACTCCTCACCCGCAGCGAGGAGACCGGCCGCCCCCTCCCCGAGGCGGACCGAAAGGCGCTGCTCGCGTCGGTGAAGGCGCAGATGACCGAACTGGCCGCCCTGATAGGCGACTTGCAGGAACTGTCCCGCTCGGAGGGGCAACGAGGTGAACGCGTCCAGGTGGTCTCACTCGAAGAAACCGTCGAGGCCGCCCTCCGCCGCGCCCGCCTCCGCGGACGGGAACTGACGATCACGGCCGACCTCCAGCCCTGGTACGTCCGCGCGGAACCGACCGCCCTGGAGCGTGCCGTGGTCAACATCCTCGACAACGCGGTGAAGTTCAGCCCCGAGGGCGGCACGATCGAGGTCGCCCTGGCCGACGGCGTCCTCACCGTCCGCGACCACGGCCCAGGCATCCCCACCGAGGAACTCCCCCACGTGTTCGACCGCTTCTGGCGTTCCCCGAGCGCCCGCGCCCTCCCCGGCTCGGGCCTCGGCCTGTCCATCGTGGCCCGTACGGTCCAACAGGCGGGCGGCGCGGTATCGCTGGCCCCCGCCGAGGGAGGCGGCACGGTGGCGACCGTACGCCTGCCGGGGGCCCCGACGCCCCCGCCGGAGGTGCCGTAG
- a CDS encoding response regulator transcription factor — protein MSPADGDREPQRILIVDDEPAVREALQRSLAFEGYGTEVAVDGADALEKAAAYRPDLVVLDIQMPRMDGLTAARRIRGAGDTTPILMLTARDTVGDRVTGLDAGADDYLVKPFELDELFARVRALLRRSSYAASNAAAVEEDEALTFADLRMDLATREVTRGGRAVELTRTEFTLLEMFLAHPRQVLTREQILKAVWGFDFEPSSNSLDVYVMYLRRKTEAGGEPRLVHTVRGVGYVLRQGGAE, from the coding sequence ATGAGCCCCGCCGATGGCGACCGTGAACCCCAGCGCATCCTGATCGTCGACGACGAGCCCGCGGTGCGTGAAGCACTTCAGCGCAGCCTCGCCTTCGAGGGGTACGGCACGGAGGTCGCCGTCGACGGCGCGGACGCGCTGGAGAAGGCCGCGGCCTACCGCCCCGACCTCGTCGTCCTCGACATCCAGATGCCCCGCATGGACGGCCTGACCGCCGCGCGCCGCATCCGCGGGGCGGGCGACACGACGCCGATCCTGATGCTGACGGCCCGTGACACGGTGGGTGACCGGGTCACGGGGCTGGACGCCGGGGCCGACGACTACCTGGTGAAGCCCTTCGAACTCGACGAGCTGTTCGCCCGCGTCCGTGCGCTGCTGCGGCGCAGCTCATACGCGGCTTCCAATGCCGCCGCGGTGGAGGAGGACGAGGCGCTGACCTTCGCCGACCTCCGCATGGACCTGGCGACGCGGGAGGTGACGCGGGGCGGGCGGGCCGTGGAGCTGACCCGCACGGAGTTCACGCTGCTGGAGATGTTCCTCGCGCACCCGCGCCAGGTACTGACCCGCGAACAGATCCTGAAGGCGGTCTGGGGCTTCGACTTCGAGCCGTCGTCGAACTCGCTGGACGTGTACGTCATGTACCTCCGCCGCAAGACGGAGGCGGGCGGCGAGCCCCGACTCGTCCACACGGTCCGCGGCGTCGGCTATGTCCTCCGACAGGGCGGCGCGGAGTGA
- a CDS encoding pentapeptide repeat-containing protein: protein MPSDGEAAAVLQEWAEQTDALLDASALDLSGADLSGADLAMALLVETALRRARLVGTDLYRARLEFAVLDDADLSKAMLVKAELDEACLRGATLDGANLGRASLYGVDARSACFREASLNGASLLDARLEGADLTDASVRETSLNAAVLDEHTAVRGLSGTLFGPAVVEGAGVRRGLGGPELERWLNSRGANVRVLSPGSRA, encoded by the coding sequence ATGCCGTCCGACGGGGAAGCGGCTGCCGTTCTCCAGGAGTGGGCCGAGCAGACGGACGCGCTCCTGGACGCGTCGGCGCTCGACCTGTCCGGGGCGGATCTGTCGGGTGCGGACCTGGCCATGGCGCTGCTCGTGGAGACCGCTCTCCGGAGGGCCAGGCTCGTCGGTACGGACCTCTATCGGGCGCGCTTGGAATTTGCGGTGCTTGATGACGCTGACCTCTCCAAGGCCATGCTGGTCAAGGCCGAGCTCGACGAGGCATGCCTGCGCGGCGCCACGCTGGACGGAGCGAACCTCGGACGCGCAAGCCTCTACGGAGTCGACGCCCGTTCTGCGTGTTTCCGCGAGGCGAGCCTCAACGGCGCTTCGTTGCTCGACGCCAGACTGGAAGGCGCCGACCTCACCGACGCGTCCGTACGGGAGACGTCCTTGAACGCCGCCGTACTCGACGAGCACACAGCCGTACGAGGACTCTCCGGCACCCTCTTCGGCCCAGCGGTCGTCGAGGGGGCAGGCGTACGGCGTGGGCTCGGCGGACCAGAGCTGGAGCGTTGGCTGAACAGCCGCGGGGCGAACGTCCGCGTCCTCAGCCCAGGCTCCCGAGCATGA
- a CDS encoding alpha/beta hydrolase, which produces MRTGPAGHVARSTVVPNSETSRHTPIRTFLRTKDGVAIDSVYEPGAVVYDAGTPPTSDLVFVIAHGFTGDVDRPHVRRVATAFAQYGAVVTFSFRGHGRSGGRSTVGDKEVLDLAAAVAWARELGHARVVTVGFSMGGSVVLRHGALYGPEHAGRTEARTDAVVSVSAPARWYYRGTAPMRRVHWLVTRREGRLVTRYGLRTRIHHRGWDPVPLSPVESVPRIAPTPLLIVHGDRDGYFPVDHPRMLAEAAGDHGELWLEPGMGHAEHAAADELLARIGHWAVGRAG; this is translated from the coding sequence ATGAGGACTGGTCCGGCAGGTCATGTGGCGCGTTCGACGGTTGTTCCGAATTCTGAGACGAGCAGACACACCCCTATACGGACGTTTCTGCGCACGAAAGACGGAGTGGCGATCGATTCCGTATACGAACCGGGTGCGGTCGTATACGACGCCGGAACTCCACCTACAAGTGACCTGGTGTTCGTGATCGCGCATGGATTCACCGGCGATGTGGACCGACCGCATGTGCGCCGGGTGGCGACGGCATTCGCGCAGTACGGGGCCGTGGTCACGTTCTCCTTCCGCGGGCACGGACGCTCCGGCGGGCGGTCCACGGTGGGGGACAAGGAGGTGCTCGATCTGGCGGCGGCGGTGGCCTGGGCGCGGGAGCTCGGGCACGCGCGCGTGGTGACCGTCGGCTTCTCCATGGGCGGCTCGGTGGTGTTGCGGCACGGGGCGCTGTACGGGCCGGAGCACGCGGGGCGCACGGAGGCGCGTACGGACGCCGTGGTTTCGGTCAGTGCCCCCGCCCGGTGGTACTACCGAGGTACAGCCCCTATGCGCCGGGTCCACTGGCTGGTAACCCGTCGCGAGGGCCGGCTGGTGACCCGCTACGGCCTGCGCACCCGCATCCACCACCGCGGCTGGGACCCGGTGCCGCTCTCCCCGGTGGAGTCGGTGCCGCGGATCGCCCCGACCCCGCTGCTGATCGTGCACGGCGACCGGGACGGCTATTTCCCCGTCGACCACCCCCGCATGCTGGCCGAGGCGGCCGGCGACCACGGCGAACTCTGGCTGGAGCCGGGCATGGGCCACGCAGAGCACGCGGCGGCGGACGAGCTGCTGGCCCGGATCGGTCACTGGGCCGTCGGCCGGGCGGGCTAG
- a CDS encoding LacI family DNA-binding transcriptional regulator, whose translation MAKVTRDDVARLAGTSTAVVSYVINNGPRPVAPATRERVLAAIKELGYRPDRVAQAMASRRTDLIGLIIPDARQPFFGEMAHAVEQAASERGKMVLVGNTDYVGEREVHYLRAFLGMRVSGLILVSHALNDLAAAEIDAWDARVVLLHERPEAIDDVAVVTDDLGGAQLAVRHLLEHGYEYVACMGGTAETPSVGDPVSDHVEGWKRALEEAGISAEGRLFEAPYNRYDAYRIALDLLAGPDRPPAIFCSTDDQALGVLRAARELRIEVPGELAVAGFDDIKEAALADPPLTTIASDRSAMARAAVDLVLDDGLRVAGSRRERLKVFPSQLVVRRSCGCE comes from the coding sequence GTGGCCAAGGTAACCAGGGATGATGTGGCGCGGCTGGCAGGGACCTCCACTGCCGTCGTCAGCTATGTCATCAACAACGGACCCCGGCCGGTCGCCCCGGCCACGCGCGAGCGTGTCCTCGCCGCGATCAAGGAGCTGGGGTACCGGCCCGACCGGGTCGCCCAGGCCATGGCCTCGCGCCGGACGGATCTCATAGGCCTGATCATCCCGGACGCGCGCCAGCCCTTCTTCGGGGAGATGGCGCACGCGGTCGAACAGGCCGCCTCCGAGCGCGGAAAGATGGTCCTGGTCGGCAACACCGACTACGTCGGCGAGCGCGAGGTCCACTATCTCCGGGCCTTCCTGGGCATGCGGGTCTCCGGGCTGATCCTGGTCAGCCACGCGCTGAACGACCTGGCCGCGGCGGAGATCGACGCGTGGGACGCACGGGTCGTGCTGCTGCACGAGCGTCCCGAGGCGATCGACGACGTCGCCGTCGTCACGGACGACCTCGGCGGCGCCCAGCTCGCCGTGCGGCACCTGCTGGAGCACGGCTACGAGTACGTCGCCTGTATGGGCGGTACGGCCGAGACCCCCTCCGTCGGCGACCCGGTCTCCGACCACGTCGAGGGCTGGAAGCGCGCCCTGGAGGAAGCGGGGATCTCGGCCGAGGGGCGGCTGTTCGAGGCGCCCTACAACCGGTACGACGCCTACCGGATAGCGCTGGACCTCCTCGCCGGTCCCGACCGGCCGCCGGCGATCTTCTGCTCCACGGACGACCAGGCGCTGGGTGTGCTGCGGGCGGCGCGGGAGCTGCGCATCGAGGTACCGGGCGAGCTGGCCGTCGCCGGGTTCGACGACATCAAGGAAGCGGCGCTGGCGGATCCGCCGCTGACCACGATCGCGAGCGACAGGTCGGCCATGGCTCGGGCGGCTGTGGATCTGGTGCTGGACGACGGCCTGCGCGTGGCCGGGTCCCGGCGGGAGCGGCTGAAGGTGTTCCCGTCACAGTTGGTCGTACGGCGGTCCTGCGGCTGCGAGTAA
- a CDS encoding LmeA family phospholipid-binding protein, which yields MRTPHHTVTHPAIDPYEELAELDKLGVRAFESEDDEDDEDDWAPPNHRRGGRRRRRRGRLAALPFATKAVIGLLAVTAFLTLADRWALLYAEHRAADALKDRMNLTAAPEVDIGGFPFLTQLAGEQLESVRITVPDVAADQVSLAKVTATAKDVRLTADGPTSLRGFRIPEMDGDVLLSFADLNRELGASRMKFTAHGRNRILARGTLPVAGHDLRLRAEVRMDRDGTGGGLSTEIGGIRLDIGELATYRPGTRPSQGLHLTRTSATLLSKQTSKAKALLSVPSVVRRLGVPEPAVRQALRSDAELSKLTGTPSFVRQAMGVNLLDLALDHPEVLKRLGLDPGLLKALPSLTRPALTDRLSLAFRLPKPPRGELSLTDVRVEETGIRVRLSGAGLEFP from the coding sequence ATGCGTACCCCCCACCACACAGTGACGCATCCCGCAATCGACCCGTATGAGGAGTTGGCGGAGCTCGACAAACTCGGCGTCCGTGCCTTCGAGTCGGAGGACGACGAGGACGACGAGGACGATTGGGCCCCGCCCAACCACCGCCGCGGCGGACGTCGTCGACGCCGCCGCGGCCGCCTCGCGGCTCTGCCGTTCGCGACGAAGGCGGTGATCGGCCTCTTGGCCGTCACCGCCTTCCTCACTCTGGCGGACCGCTGGGCCCTGCTCTACGCCGAGCACCGGGCAGCGGACGCGCTCAAGGACCGAATGAACCTGACGGCCGCTCCCGAGGTGGACATAGGCGGCTTCCCGTTCCTCACCCAACTGGCGGGCGAGCAACTGGAGTCGGTCCGCATCACGGTCCCTGACGTGGCGGCCGACCAGGTCTCCCTGGCGAAGGTGACGGCGACAGCGAAGGATGTACGTCTCACCGCCGACGGCCCGACCTCATTACGCGGCTTCCGCATCCCCGAGATGGACGGCGACGTCCTGCTCTCCTTCGCCGACCTGAACCGCGAACTGGGCGCCTCCCGGATGAAGTTCACCGCGCACGGCCGGAACCGCATCCTGGCCCGCGGCACCCTCCCGGTCGCCGGCCACGATCTACGGCTGCGCGCCGAGGTCCGTATGGACCGCGACGGCACCGGAGGCGGCCTGAGCACCGAGATCGGCGGAATACGCCTGGACATCGGCGAGTTGGCCACATACCGCCCCGGCACTCGCCCCTCCCAGGGCCTGCACCTGACCCGAACCTCGGCCACGCTGCTGTCGAAGCAGACGAGCAAGGCGAAAGCACTGCTGTCGGTACCGTCGGTGGTGCGCAGGTTGGGCGTACCGGAGCCGGCCGTCCGCCAGGCATTGCGCTCGGACGCGGAACTGTCGAAGCTGACGGGAACGCCAAGCTTCGTACGCCAGGCGATGGGCGTGAACCTCCTGGACCTGGCCCTGGACCACCCAGAGGTCCTGAAGCGCCTGGGCCTGGACCCGGGGCTGCTGAAGGCATTGCCGTCACTGACCCGCCCGGCCCTGACCGACCGCCTGTCCCTGGCCTTCCGCCTGCCGAAGCCACCACGGGGCGAACTGAGCCTGACGGACGTACGGGTGGAGGAGACCGGGATCAGGGTGCGTCTGTCCGGGGCGGGTCTGGAGTTCCCGTGA